In Portunus trituberculatus isolate SZX2019 chromosome 44, ASM1759143v1, whole genome shotgun sequence, a single window of DNA contains:
- the LOC123518806 gene encoding minor histocompatibility antigen H13-like, which produces MADVEDATAPGLENVTQGSFNDSQAAVNGTGKVPSTPEGMALAYGSLVMMALVPIVCGAFRSVKHQQQQKAAGEKVDTMTSRDAAMFPIIASGALFSLYIIFTVFSKDYINLLLSSYFFILGVLALSHVFGPIISGLVPASVPFETYHLHLMRGDKEKKDYIINYGFTSYDLVCLVVCSILGVWYLLKKHWIANNLLGLAFAVNGVELLHLNNIQTGALLLVGLFIYDIFWVFGTNVMVTVAKSFEAPIKLVFPQDLLEKGLEADNFAMLGLGDIVIPGIFIALLLRFDHSLKRGSNTYFNVTFAAYFAGLLLTIFVMHVFKHAQPALLYLVPACLSAPVLLSLVKGDFKALLQYEDHPSDEEGEEKEAEDKKTGKKDK; this is translated from the exons aTGGCGGACGTGGAGGATGCGACGGCCCCCGGGCTCGAGAATGTGACCCAAGGATCTTTCAATGATTCCCAGGCAGCCGTTAACGGGACGGGGAAGGTGCCGTCCACACCCGAAGGGATGGCCCTGGCTTACGGCAGCCTGGTGATGATGGCGCTGGTGCCCATCGTGTGTGGCGCCTTCCGCTCCGtcaaacaccagcagcagcagaag GCtgctggagagaaggtggaCACCATGACCTCAAGGGATGCTGCCATGTTTCCCATCATAGCATCAGGGGCTCTCTTTAGCCTATATATCATCTTCACG GTGTTTTCCAAGGACTACATTAACTTGCTGTTGTCCTCATACTTCTTCATCTTGGGGGTGTTGGCACTCTCCCATGTCTTTGG GCCAATCATCTCGGGTCTGGTTCCAGCCTCAGTGCCCTTTGAGACCTACCACCTTCATCTCATGCGTGgggataaggagaagaaggactACATCATCAATTATGGCTTCACCTCATATGACCTGGTGTGCCTCGTGGTGTGCTCCATATTAGGAGTGTGGTACCTCTTGAAGAAG CACTGGATTGCCAACAACCTGCTGGGGCTAGCCTTTGCTGTTAATGGTGTGGAGTTGCTACACCTAAACAACATCCAGACTGGAGCACTGCTACTCGTTGGTCTCTTCATTTATGACATCTTCTGGGTGTTTGGCACTAATGTCATGGTTACTGTTGCCAAGTCTTTTGAGGCTCCCATCAAAT TGGTGTTTCCTCAAGATCTGCTGGAAAAAGGCCTGGAGGCTGACAACTTTGCCATGTTAGGCCTGGGAGATATAGTTATTCCTGGCATCTTCATTGCCCTTCTCCTACGTTTTGATCACAG CCTGAAACGTGGGTCCAACACCTATTTCAATGTAACTTTTGCTGCCTACTTTGCTGGGTTATTGTTGACCATCTTCGTGATGCATGTGTTTAAACATGCCCAGCCTGCACTTCTGTACCTGgtacctgcctgcctctctgctCCCGTCCTTCTGTCCTTAGTCAAGGGAGACTTCAAGGCTCTCTTACA GTATGAGGACCATCCCagtgatgaggaaggagaggagaaagaagcagaagacaagaaaacaggaaaaaaggacaAGTGA
- the LOC123518863 gene encoding mitochondrial import inner membrane translocase subunit Tim9-like translates to MATFDATGMSEQIQAEMQVKQFRDFLVQYNKLSESCFNACVWDFTSRSVRANEENCTQNCVEKYTKVTQRISERFQELQMLSNENAASAAQKLGKLPTT, encoded by the exons ATGGCTACCTTTGATGCTACTGGGATGAGCGAACAGATTCAGGCTGAGATGCAGGTGAAACAGTTCCGGGACTTCCTGGTGCAATACAACAAACTGAGTGAGAGCTGCTTCAATGCTTGTGTGTGGGACTTCACCTCTCGCAGCGTCAGAGCAAATGAGGAGAACTGTACGCAGAACTGTGTCGAGAAGTACACCAAG GTGACACAGCGCATCTCAGAGAGATTCCAGGAACTTCAAATGCTTAGTAATGAAAATGCAGCTTCAGCAGCCCAAAAGTTGGGAAAATTACCTACAACataa